One genomic segment of Sphingorhabdus sp. M41 includes these proteins:
- a CDS encoding NAD-glutamate dehydrogenase, whose translation MAAKRERNKTQSNASVDGLEKALVSAFRESALPGENIGFDEKACEEAARFTLRCAQEREGSDAKLSLESVSGHQNHRHLRLAIVNDDMPFLVDSVCATIAGFGLTIERLIHPVVAVRRDAKGHLIGFVEQATGGEKRESIIYIELERTEARIRRELVKTLRTNLKDVAAAVADWLKLQIVLRENADALPEGEGATLLRWFLDRNLTLLGHEIVDASGDRTQELGIARMRAQPILSDESRRRAFEWFENGGKAPLIIKSNQLSTVHRHVLMDLIIVPIRNKNKISALSIISGMWTSAALAAAPENIPVLRTQLTRLFDKFEFSVAGHAGKSLTHALTSLPHDLLITFAQDDLEKLALISMSLIDRPRPKLHSVISPLARHLFAFVWLPREQLSTERRLNVENMLTQATGAKILSWSNTLEEGGVSSLRYTLDMGTNGRVPDPDLLDQELENMVRGWKPEVERNLREAGQENRAAVLAQRYANCFPVTYQTTYGALEAAKDIMRLFRLERGGQRSTRLYRLASDADHLLRLKIYHLGGALPLSNAVPTLENFGFTVLESVPTPLEDGRLGYIHDFMLELRSEERCENLIARSEEIEAAITSVLEGEAENDAFNQLIISAGIDARSTVWMRAWFRYLRQTGLSYGLVTVVDALAEAPDVTAALIKLFRVMHDPNFAGDRSKGAIAATHEVDAALVSVHAIDDDRILRLFRAVIESILRTNAFAYQAGEALAFKIESAKIPELPAPVPWREIFVYSPRVEGIHLRAGPVARGGLRWSDRRDDFRTEILGLMKAQRVKNAVIVPTGAKGGFFAKQLPSGDDRDAFIAEGIEAYKIFITALLSVTDNIVKGKVVPPAQVERLDEDDPYFVVAADKGTASFSDIANQIAIDRGFWLGDAFASGGSNGYDHKAMGITARGAWVSVQRHFAESGVDVQTAPIRVVGVGDMSGDVFGNGMLLSKSLKIVAAFDHRHIFIDPDPDPATSWIERKRLFDLPRSSWDDYDKNLISKGGGVFSRSSKTIKISKQIVKLLGLPDDAETTPTNLMSAILACNADLLWFGGIGTYVKAASENHIEVGDPANDKIRLDAEQLRVKVIGEGANLGITQAARIAFAANGGRVNTDFIDNSAGVDCSDNEVNIKIALNPELASGTLQPDMRNSLLESMTDDVGALVLEDNRLQALGLSIAEMGGAKSLPSYIRLIEQFEEKGQLNRAVEGLASNEDLIRRGQENRGLYRPELAVLISTAKLVLQDAIENSDLGDDPGLNSELLQAFPAAMQEGHEAAILNHQLRREIIATKLANRMINRLGLIDPFELAEEEGCALGEVARAFVMAERLFHADRLWHALETADIAEDIRIILFDRLAYVLRSHMADLMRIGVSDDRIDDTVNMLAPGVTLLNENVENLITAEGRLQATKQMKALVEAGATPEIANKIANIYKNDGAAGIAFLAHSRGIDALDVAAAFTKLGSQLGLDWAQITATRINPSDPWDRLLVTGLARDFQQMRLDFLRRTRGKDMQQFVESWGERNIDRVAQFRKIMDRAQQTPTPSIAMLAQIAGQARLLLSR comes from the coding sequence ATGGCAGCCAAGCGCGAACGGAATAAAACGCAATCCAACGCAAGCGTCGACGGCCTCGAAAAAGCACTGGTATCAGCTTTTCGCGAGAGCGCATTGCCGGGCGAGAATATCGGTTTTGACGAGAAAGCATGCGAAGAAGCGGCGCGGTTCACCTTGCGATGCGCCCAGGAACGCGAAGGTAGCGATGCGAAGCTTTCGCTGGAAAGCGTCAGCGGTCATCAGAATCACCGGCATTTGCGTCTCGCGATTGTCAATGATGACATGCCATTTCTGGTCGATTCTGTATGCGCGACGATCGCGGGTTTCGGCTTGACCATCGAACGGCTGATCCACCCGGTTGTCGCTGTACGGCGCGATGCCAAAGGCCATCTTATCGGGTTTGTCGAGCAGGCAACCGGCGGTGAGAAGCGCGAATCCATAATCTATATCGAACTCGAACGGACCGAAGCCCGCATTCGCCGGGAGCTAGTCAAAACGCTGCGCACGAACCTCAAGGATGTCGCCGCAGCCGTTGCTGACTGGCTGAAATTACAAATCGTGCTGCGTGAAAATGCTGATGCGCTGCCAGAAGGAGAGGGCGCAACCTTGCTGCGCTGGTTCCTTGATCGCAATCTCACATTGCTGGGCCATGAAATTGTCGATGCCAGCGGTGACCGCACACAAGAGCTGGGTATCGCCCGGATGCGAGCGCAACCGATATTGTCCGATGAAAGCCGGAGGCGTGCTTTCGAATGGTTCGAAAATGGCGGCAAGGCACCGCTGATCATCAAATCAAACCAGCTGTCCACGGTGCATCGGCATGTCCTGATGGACCTGATCATCGTGCCGATACGGAACAAGAACAAGATTAGCGCGCTATCGATCATTTCCGGGATGTGGACCAGCGCCGCGCTTGCAGCTGCGCCTGAAAATATCCCGGTGTTGCGCACCCAGCTTACCCGGTTGTTTGACAAATTTGAATTTTCGGTAGCGGGCCATGCCGGGAAAAGTCTGACCCATGCGCTGACATCCCTGCCGCATGATCTGCTGATCACCTTCGCACAGGATGATCTCGAGAAACTGGCTCTGATCTCGATGTCCCTGATCGACCGGCCGCGTCCCAAATTGCACAGCGTGATTTCGCCCCTGGCTCGCCATTTATTTGCCTTTGTATGGCTTCCGCGTGAACAGCTTTCTACCGAGCGACGGTTGAACGTCGAAAATATGCTGACGCAGGCGACCGGGGCCAAAATATTGAGCTGGTCCAATACGCTTGAAGAAGGCGGTGTCTCTTCCCTGCGCTATACGCTCGACATGGGGACCAATGGCAGGGTGCCAGACCCTGATTTGCTCGATCAGGAACTGGAGAATATGGTTCGGGGCTGGAAGCCGGAAGTCGAACGGAACCTGCGGGAAGCCGGGCAGGAAAACCGCGCTGCAGTCCTGGCGCAACGCTATGCCAATTGTTTCCCGGTCACCTATCAGACAACTTATGGTGCCCTGGAAGCTGCCAAGGACATCATGCGGCTGTTCCGGCTTGAGCGCGGCGGTCAGCGGTCAACCCGGCTCTACCGGCTCGCCAGTGATGCAGATCATTTGCTGCGACTGAAAATTTATCATCTGGGCGGCGCGCTGCCGCTGTCAAATGCGGTACCGACGCTGGAGAATTTCGGTTTTACCGTTCTTGAATCTGTTCCGACTCCGTTGGAAGATGGCCGACTAGGCTATATTCACGATTTCATGCTTGAACTGCGGTCGGAGGAAAGATGTGAAAATCTGATTGCCCGGTCCGAAGAGATCGAGGCGGCAATCACCAGCGTGCTGGAAGGAGAGGCGGAAAATGACGCCTTTAACCAGCTGATCATTTCTGCCGGCATCGACGCTCGATCGACGGTGTGGATGCGCGCCTGGTTTCGCTACTTGCGCCAGACCGGCCTCAGCTATGGCTTGGTAACTGTCGTCGACGCATTGGCAGAGGCGCCCGACGTCACCGCGGCATTGATAAAGCTGTTCCGTGTCATGCATGACCCCAATTTCGCAGGCGATCGATCGAAAGGCGCAATCGCGGCGACACATGAGGTGGATGCCGCTCTGGTCAGCGTCCACGCGATTGACGATGACCGTATCTTGCGCCTGTTCCGGGCGGTAATCGAATCCATATTGCGGACCAACGCTTTCGCTTATCAGGCCGGTGAAGCACTGGCTTTCAAGATTGAAAGTGCCAAAATTCCGGAACTGCCCGCTCCGGTGCCCTGGCGGGAAATATTTGTCTACAGTCCGCGTGTCGAAGGCATCCATTTGCGGGCCGGCCCAGTGGCTCGGGGTGGCCTGCGCTGGTCGGACCGGAGGGACGATTTCCGCACCGAAATATTGGGTTTGATGAAAGCCCAGCGAGTCAAAAATGCGGTTATTGTTCCGACAGGTGCGAAGGGGGGCTTTTTTGCCAAGCAATTGCCCTCGGGTGACGACCGCGATGCGTTCATTGCAGAAGGCATTGAAGCTTATAAAATATTCATCACCGCGCTTCTGTCCGTCACCGACAATATTGTTAAGGGCAAAGTTGTCCCCCCCGCACAGGTGGAGCGGCTGGACGAAGATGATCCTTATTTCGTGGTGGCGGCTGACAAGGGAACCGCAAGCTTTTCCGATATTGCCAACCAGATCGCCATCGATCGCGGATTCTGGCTCGGTGATGCTTTTGCCAGCGGTGGCAGCAATGGCTACGATCACAAGGCGATGGGTATTACCGCGCGAGGCGCCTGGGTTTCGGTGCAGCGGCATTTTGCGGAATCGGGCGTAGATGTGCAGACTGCGCCGATAAGGGTTGTCGGTGTCGGTGACATGTCGGGTGACGTGTTCGGTAACGGCATGCTGCTGTCGAAAAGCCTGAAGATCGTGGCCGCCTTTGATCATCGGCATATTTTCATCGACCCTGATCCCGATCCGGCAACAAGCTGGATAGAGCGCAAAAGGCTTTTCGATTTGCCGCGTTCCAGCTGGGATGACTATGACAAGAATTTAATATCCAAGGGCGGCGGCGTATTTTCCCGCAGTTCGAAGACTATCAAAATCTCGAAACAGATTGTCAAATTGCTGGGCCTTCCGGATGATGCCGAGACGACGCCGACAAATTTGATGTCTGCCATATTGGCGTGCAATGCTGACCTGTTGTGGTTTGGCGGGATCGGTACATATGTGAAGGCCGCGTCGGAGAATCACATCGAGGTTGGTGACCCTGCCAATGACAAGATTCGCCTGGATGCGGAGCAATTGCGCGTGAAGGTGATCGGCGAGGGCGCAAATTTGGGGATTACCCAAGCTGCACGGATCGCCTTTGCGGCCAATGGCGGAAGGGTCAACACCGACTTTATCGACAATAGTGCCGGCGTCGATTGCTCCGATAATGAAGTCAATATCAAGATCGCGCTCAATCCGGAACTGGCCAGCGGTACTTTACAGCCCGACATGCGCAATAGCCTGCTGGAATCCATGACCGATGACGTTGGCGCGCTGGTGCTGGAAGACAACCGGCTGCAGGCCTTGGGTCTGTCCATCGCCGAAATGGGGGGGGCGAAATCGCTGCCTTCTTACATTCGCCTGATTGAGCAGTTTGAGGAAAAAGGCCAATTGAACCGGGCCGTGGAAGGACTGGCGAGCAATGAGGACCTGATCCGCAGGGGCCAGGAAAATCGAGGACTATACAGGCCCGAACTGGCCGTGCTGATCTCTACCGCCAAGCTGGTGCTGCAGGATGCCATTGAAAATAGTGATCTGGGTGATGATCCCGGACTGAACAGCGAGTTGCTCCAGGCCTTCCCGGCCGCGATGCAGGAAGGGCATGAAGCGGCCATACTCAACCATCAATTGCGTCGAGAGATTATTGCCACCAAGCTGGCAAACCGGATGATCAACCGGCTTGGTCTGATCGATCCGTTTGAATTGGCCGAAGAAGAAGGCTGTGCATTAGGAGAAGTGGCGCGCGCCTTTGTCATGGCCGAGCGCCTGTTCCACGCAGACCGACTATGGCACGCGCTGGAAACAGCCGACATTGCGGAAGATATCAGGATCATTCTCTTTGATCGCCTCGCTTATGTTTTGCGATCGCACATGGCAGATCTGATGCGGATCGGAGTCTCGGATGACCGGATTGACGATACCGTCAATATGCTGGCGCCGGGCGTGACCCTGCTCAACGAAAATGTCGAAAATCTGATTACCGCCGAAGGGCGCCTGCAGGCAACCAAGCAGATGAAAGCTCTGGTCGAGGCTGGAGCCACGCCGGAAATTGCGAACAAGATCGCCAATATATACAAGAATGATGGGGCGGCGGGCATTGCCTTTCTCGCCCACAGCCGGGGGATTGATGCTCTGGATGTTGCGGCTGCCTTTACCAAGCTGGGCAGCCAGCTTGGTCTCGACTGGGCACAAATAACGGCGACCCGAATCAATCCATCCGATCCCTGGGACCGCCTGCTTGTTACAGGCCTGGCGCGTGATTTTCAGCAGATGCGTCTCGATTTCCTGCGCCGGACCCGGGGCAAGGATATGCAGCAATTTGTAGAAAGCTGGGGCGAACGCAATATCGACCGCGTAGCTCAGTTCAGAAAAATCATGGACCGGGCGCAGCAAACACCCACACCGTCGATTGCCATGCTGGCGCAAATCGCAGGGCAGGCGCGGCTATTGCTCTCGCGTTAA
- a CDS encoding DUF445 domain-containing protein: protein MKIIATGMLVVMAVIYFASKSYEAVHPALGFVRAFAEAAMVGGLADWFAVTALFRHPMGLPIPHTAIIPRNKDRIGDTLANFLKDNFLISRLVAQRMRNVDLASGIGRFLKSPSGGEGRLKFGASRLLGDAIASLDKDRLGTMFKGAVKTQAVGLDIATPMGQILAAVMAEKRHGPLIDSTIRWAYRTLDSNEPVIRNIVTDRANAVMRWTGLDDRVANEVLDGLYKLLADMAADPHHPVRAKTEESLVQLAGELQHDPELRQKVNEWKLEMIENPAIASWLDGIWEQGREALLRAARDPDAALAGQFGDALIQLGNSLQQDKQLNLQINRFGRRAVIGVVASYGDNIVKLVSETIRGWDAQTITDRVENAVGRDLQFIRVNGTLVGGLVGLSLHTLGLWI, encoded by the coding sequence ATGAAAATTATCGCCACCGGCATGCTGGTGGTCATGGCCGTCATCTATTTTGCTTCGAAAAGCTATGAAGCGGTTCACCCGGCGCTAGGCTTTGTCCGCGCTTTCGCTGAGGCAGCGATGGTTGGCGGACTGGCAGACTGGTTTGCCGTTACCGCCCTGTTCCGTCATCCCATGGGACTGCCGATACCCCATACCGCGATCATTCCGCGGAACAAGGACCGGATCGGCGACACGCTGGCCAATTTTCTCAAGGACAATTTCCTGATCTCGCGTCTGGTCGCCCAACGCATGCGAAATGTCGATCTGGCCAGCGGAATTGGACGCTTTTTGAAATCACCCAGCGGCGGTGAAGGAAGACTCAAATTCGGCGCCTCGCGACTGCTGGGCGACGCCATTGCATCACTCGACAAGGATCGCCTCGGAACCATGTTCAAAGGTGCGGTGAAGACGCAGGCAGTCGGCCTCGACATCGCGACACCTATGGGACAGATATTGGCTGCGGTCATGGCTGAAAAACGGCATGGTCCACTGATCGATTCCACCATCCGCTGGGCCTATCGGACGCTGGACAGCAATGAACCGGTGATTCGCAACATTGTTACTGACCGTGCCAATGCGGTGATGCGCTGGACTGGTCTTGATGACCGAGTCGCGAATGAAGTACTCGACGGCCTTTACAAACTGCTCGCTGACATGGCCGCCGACCCGCATCATCCGGTCCGCGCCAAAACCGAAGAGAGCCTCGTGCAACTCGCCGGCGAATTACAGCATGATCCAGAGCTTCGCCAAAAAGTGAACGAGTGGAAACTCGAGATGATCGAAAATCCCGCCATCGCTTCCTGGCTTGACGGCATTTGGGAGCAAGGTCGGGAAGCGCTGCTCCGAGCGGCCCGCGACCCTGATGCAGCGCTGGCTGGCCAATTTGGCGACGCCCTGATCCAGCTGGGTAACAGTCTGCAGCAGGACAAGCAGCTCAATCTCCAGATCAACCGGTTCGGCAGGCGCGCAGTCATTGGCGTGGTCGCCAGCTATGGCGACAATATTGTCAAACTTGTGTCTGAGACGATCCGCGGCTGGGACGCCCAGACCATCACCGACCGGGTGGAAAATGCCGTGGGTCGCGACTTACAGTTCATTCGGGTGAACGGTACCCTTGTCGGCGGGCTGGTCGGCTTGTCCCTTCATACACTGGGTCTCTGGATTTAA
- a CDS encoding efflux RND transporter permease subunit, with amino-acid sequence MNLRNISAWSTRNPVAPLVLFAGLLFAGLLSFNRMDVVNNPEVEFPAVSVQIAQPGAAPTEIESQITQRVEAAVRSISGVKNISSTASEGSSRTFVEFEIGADVNNSVNEVKNAVDQVRGSLPEGILEPQVAKVDAVGGPIAFFAVKADDMTVEQLSWFVDDTVAKRLLSVDGMAEVDRFGGVDREIRVILRPERMQALGVTASQVNAALRQININAAGGRAEVGGTRQSVRVLGNADDAYDLSQTQISLGNGQTIKLSDVAEVNDSFGERSSISKVKGVEVVNFSMSRARGASDVTVYDNAIEVMDKIKTEVPGIEFIPLFNSVTYTKSQYKSSMLAMIEGAILAVVVVFIFLRDWRATVISAIAIPLSAIPTFWFMDLLGFNLNFLSLLALGLVAGVLVDDAIVEIENIVRHMRMGKSAYQASIDAADEIGLAVVATSFCIVAVFLPVGLMPGISGQFFKNFGITVVISVLMSLAVARMITPMIAAYFLKAKGQAEHGGGVWMDRYMQLLQWVLDRSEADRIRQTLVPAKAAWWQYVIGFVLFALIFAVFAGISGAIGVSIYGMLTSLMPSDFLRAILSLICGVAVGFFATLLLVKAINRVVSIIGGRFALWYAYRSGRFRARGHDHRMWMMGTGIVAFGLTVILFAITPAEFQPKTNEDNSRVQIEVVPGTTLEQTEKIADRVSELMYAQPEVDRALTRVRETNATVFVSLKEDRKKTSIEFERDLAPELQKIPDARISFQSQSGGGGTGRDISIMLTGSDPNLLDATAAELVEQMKDINLVRAPRVAADLSRPEIIITPYMDLASQLGVTTASLSQTIRIATLGEIDQNAAKFSLSDRQIPIRVMLPLESRTDLNTIQNLPIPIASGGTVPLSRVASVSFGSGPTSIQRYNQNRRTFVGADLAPDVIKGEAMGKIFELPIMKNLPTGVSNEAFGEDEWQAELAVNFIIALIAGILLVFATLVLLYKRLMSPLVNMGSLALAPLGGMLLVWATGTSVSMPVLIGVLMLLGIVSKNSILLIDFAIEEMQKGVPKFEAIMDAGHKRAQPIVMTTVAMTAGMVPTALSLSGDGAWRAPMGIVVIGGLIVSTLLTLVIVPAGFSLADGFERRAGPWLRRKMLTYEPGDDRHDNPDAEVQPAE; translated from the coding sequence ATGAACCTTCGCAATATTTCCGCCTGGAGCACGCGCAATCCAGTCGCCCCCTTGGTACTCTTCGCCGGCCTGCTTTTTGCGGGTCTGCTAAGCTTCAACCGCATGGATGTCGTAAACAACCCGGAGGTCGAGTTTCCGGCTGTTTCTGTGCAGATCGCCCAGCCGGGCGCTGCGCCGACGGAGATCGAAAGCCAGATTACCCAGCGGGTGGAAGCAGCAGTGCGTTCGATCAGCGGCGTCAAGAATATCAGCTCAACGGCAAGCGAAGGCAGCAGCCGGACATTTGTAGAATTTGAAATTGGCGCGGACGTAAACAACAGCGTCAACGAAGTGAAAAATGCGGTCGATCAGGTTCGCGGATCCTTGCCAGAAGGTATTTTGGAACCGCAAGTCGCAAAGGTCGACGCAGTGGGTGGCCCGATCGCGTTTTTTGCTGTCAAAGCCGATGACATGACCGTCGAACAGCTTAGCTGGTTCGTCGATGACACCGTCGCCAAGCGGCTGCTGTCCGTCGATGGTATGGCGGAGGTTGACCGGTTTGGTGGCGTCGACAGGGAAATCAGGGTCATTCTGCGTCCCGAACGGATGCAGGCACTGGGTGTTACAGCAAGTCAGGTGAACGCCGCATTGCGCCAGATCAACATCAATGCTGCCGGCGGACGGGCAGAAGTGGGCGGCACGCGACAGTCGGTCCGGGTCTTGGGCAATGCTGACGATGCGTATGATCTGTCACAGACACAAATATCCCTGGGCAATGGCCAGACGATCAAGTTGAGCGATGTCGCAGAGGTGAACGATTCATTTGGCGAGCGCAGTTCCATCAGCAAGGTCAAGGGCGTCGAGGTTGTCAATTTCTCGATGTCGCGCGCGCGTGGCGCGTCCGATGTTACCGTCTATGACAATGCGATAGAGGTCATGGACAAAATCAAAACGGAAGTGCCGGGAATCGAGTTCATTCCGCTTTTCAACAGCGTTACCTACACCAAATCGCAATATAAAAGCTCGATGCTGGCCATGATCGAAGGCGCCATATTGGCGGTTGTCGTGGTCTTCATCTTCTTGCGCGACTGGCGAGCAACGGTCATCTCGGCCATCGCGATACCTTTGTCGGCGATACCGACCTTCTGGTTCATGGATCTGCTCGGTTTCAATCTCAATTTTCTTTCACTGCTGGCGCTGGGTCTGGTTGCAGGGGTGCTGGTCGACGATGCCATTGTCGAGATCGAGAATATCGTGCGCCACATGCGCATGGGGAAATCCGCCTACCAGGCTTCCATCGATGCGGCCGATGAAATTGGCCTCGCGGTTGTGGCTACCTCATTCTGTATCGTCGCCGTATTCCTGCCGGTTGGCCTGATGCCCGGCATATCCGGTCAGTTTTTCAAGAATTTCGGCATCACCGTAGTGATATCGGTGCTGATGAGCCTCGCTGTCGCCCGCATGATAACGCCCATGATTGCGGCCTATTTCCTCAAGGCCAAAGGCCAGGCCGAGCATGGCGGAGGGGTCTGGATGGACCGATATATGCAGTTGCTGCAGTGGGTATTGGACCGTTCAGAGGCCGATCGCATCCGGCAGACACTTGTCCCAGCCAAAGCTGCGTGGTGGCAATATGTGATAGGCTTTGTTCTGTTCGCACTGATTTTTGCAGTCTTCGCCGGAATATCAGGCGCGATAGGCGTCTCGATCTACGGTATGCTGACGAGTTTGATGCCAAGCGACTTTTTGCGAGCGATATTGAGCCTGATCTGCGGCGTTGCGGTTGGCTTCTTCGCTACGCTTCTGCTGGTCAAAGCAATCAACCGCGTGGTGAGTATCATTGGCGGCCGTTTTGCTCTTTGGTATGCCTATAGGTCCGGTCGTTTCCGGGCGCGCGGCCATGATCACCGCATGTGGATGATGGGTACAGGTATCGTCGCCTTTGGTTTGACGGTCATATTATTTGCGATCACGCCCGCAGAATTTCAGCCGAAAACCAACGAAGATAACAGCCGCGTCCAGATCGAGGTTGTGCCCGGTACGACGCTCGAACAGACCGAAAAAATCGCCGATCGGGTTTCAGAGCTGATGTATGCGCAGCCCGAAGTCGATCGCGCTCTCACACGCGTTCGCGAAACGAACGCAACGGTTTTCGTCAGCTTGAAGGAAGATCGCAAGAAAACATCGATCGAGTTCGAACGCGACCTAGCGCCAGAGCTTCAGAAAATTCCCGATGCCCGGATTTCCTTTCAGTCGCAAAGCGGCGGTGGTGGAACGGGACGCGACATTTCCATCATGCTGACCGGGTCTGACCCGAACCTGCTTGATGCAACGGCGGCCGAGTTGGTGGAGCAGATGAAAGACATCAATCTGGTGCGGGCACCACGTGTCGCAGCGGATCTCAGCCGGCCAGAAATCATCATTACCCCTTATATGGATCTGGCATCCCAGTTGGGCGTGACCACAGCGTCGCTCAGCCAGACGATCCGGATCGCGACATTGGGCGAAATCGATCAGAATGCGGCAAAATTTTCCCTGTCGGATCGGCAGATTCCGATTCGCGTCATGCTGCCGCTCGAATCGCGAACTGATCTGAACACTATCCAAAACCTGCCAATCCCGATTGCCAGTGGCGGCACCGTGCCACTCAGCCGTGTGGCTTCGGTTAGTTTCGGCTCGGGGCCCACATCAATCCAGCGCTATAACCAGAATCGCCGGACTTTTGTCGGTGCCGACCTGGCCCCAGATGTGATCAAGGGTGAGGCGATGGGCAAAATATTCGAACTGCCGATCATGAAAAACCTGCCAACCGGCGTGTCTAATGAAGCCTTTGGCGAAGACGAGTGGCAGGCAGAACTGGCGGTCAATTTTATCATCGCTCTGATTGCCGGCATATTGCTGGTGTTCGCGACGCTCGTCCTGCTCTACAAGCGGCTGATGTCGCCGCTGGTCAACATGGGATCACTCGCGCTGGCACCGCTCGGCGGCATGTTGCTGGTCTGGGCTACCGGCACATCCGTATCCATGCCGGTACTGATCGGCGTTCTCATGCTGCTCGGAATTGTCAGTAAGAACTCCATTTTGCTGATCGATTTCGCAATCGAGGAAATGCAGAAGGGCGTGCCGAAGTTCGAGGCGATCATGGATGCGGGACACAAGCGTGCGCAGCCGATTGTGATGACCACCGTAGCCATGACCGCGGGTATGGTGCCGACCGCTCTTTCCCTGTCAGGCGATGGTGCTTGGCGCGCGCCGATGGGCATCGTGGTGATCGGTGGCCTGATTGTGTCGACCTTGTTGACCCTGGTCATTGTTCCCGCAGGCTTCAGTCTGGCGGACGGTTTCGAGCGACGGGCCGGACCGTGGTTGCGCAGGAAAATGCTGACGTACGAACCCGGCGATGATCGGCACGACAATCCTGACGCAGAGGTTCAGCCCGCCGAGTGA
- a CDS encoding PAS domain-containing protein: MENLDNYGELNGQDVASAPDYTAFEDDDCAVEPPPTIGQDERRMHVRAYNFWAGLLGERQFPSVEDLSPETDSDFGPNSVLLDFTNGIENPTIQFLGRSLREECQIDDSITTVADVPARSLLSRITDHFLQIIANQAPIGFEAEFVNQQDATIMYRGILLPFSTDDETIDFIYGVINWKEVATDAVRLDIEDEVTEAMLSAPARIIAGPVWEDGPHSANLDEQEAIPQLELTPELEIVQDEVEPPFPDEPAEDASLADWLSAARSSADNAAHCQQRSRAALYAAISHAYDFYLMTELHPEDYQMLLKDSGLVVQERAPMTPIVKLVFGAGYDKTRLTEYAAALKYAARNAIEKGAFADFLGQHAGGLKAIVYAERETGKSPGLLSQARAIGECLLAKLRSAPSRQLRDIDAGESEFVVLVARKDVDGELAIVGPVRGNDKLTSQVLKHTQLSE; the protein is encoded by the coding sequence ATGGAAAACCTAGATAATTACGGCGAACTGAACGGTCAGGATGTGGCTTCGGCACCCGACTATACGGCCTTCGAGGATGATGACTGCGCGGTGGAACCGCCGCCGACCATCGGTCAGGATGAGCGCCGTATGCATGTGCGTGCCTATAATTTCTGGGCAGGCTTGTTGGGGGAACGGCAGTTTCCCAGCGTTGAGGATCTGTCCCCTGAAACCGACAGTGATTTTGGACCGAATAGCGTATTGCTCGACTTCACCAATGGTATAGAAAATCCAACGATCCAGTTTCTCGGCCGATCGTTGCGCGAAGAGTGCCAGATTGATGATTCGATCACCACAGTAGCCGATGTACCAGCACGCTCTCTGCTGTCGCGAATCACTGACCATTTTCTGCAGATTATCGCCAATCAGGCGCCTATTGGTTTTGAAGCCGAATTCGTGAACCAGCAGGATGCCACAATCATGTATCGCGGTATCCTGCTGCCTTTCTCGACCGACGATGAAACCATTGATTTCATCTATGGTGTGATCAACTGGAAAGAAGTCGCCACAGATGCCGTCCGGCTGGACATTGAAGATGAGGTAACGGAAGCAATGTTGTCCGCCCCGGCGCGGATCATAGCGGGACCCGTCTGGGAAGATGGGCCGCATTCGGCCAATCTCGATGAGCAAGAAGCGATACCGCAATTGGAACTCACGCCAGAGTTGGAAATCGTGCAGGATGAAGTCGAACCGCCATTTCCCGACGAACCGGCCGAGGATGCAAGCCTGGCTGACTGGCTGTCCGCTGCACGGAGCAGTGCCGACAATGCGGCCCATTGCCAGCAGCGCAGTCGTGCGGCGCTTTATGCCGCGATCAGCCACGCTTATGACTTCTACCTGATGACCGAGCTGCATCCAGAAGATTACCAGATGCTGCTCAAAGATTCCGGCCTGGTGGTCCAGGAGCGGGCGCCGATGACGCCGATTGTCAAACTGGTATTTGGTGCCGGATATGACAAGACGCGCCTGACAGAATATGCCGCCGCGCTAAAATATGCAGCGCGCAACGCTATCGAAAAGGGTGCTTTTGCAGATTTTCTCGGTCAGCATGCCGGCGGGCTGAAAGCCATTGTCTATGCCGAACGCGAAACAGGCAAGTCGCCTGGCCTGCTGTCCCAAGCGCGCGCCATCGGCGAATGCCTGCTGGCGAAGCTGCGCTCGGCACCGTCACGGCAATTGAGAGATATTGACGCAGGTGAGTCGGAATTTGTCGTGCTGGTCGCCCGCAAGGATGTAGATGGAGAGCTGGCCATTGTCGGACCGGTTCGCGGCAATGACAAGCTGACCAGTCAGGTGCTCAAGCATACCCAGTTGTCAGAGTGA